A genome region from Prionailurus viverrinus isolate Anna chromosome A3, UM_Priviv_1.0, whole genome shotgun sequence includes the following:
- the CSTF1 gene encoding cleavage stimulation factor subunit 1, whose protein sequence is MYRTKVGLKDRQQLYKLIISQLLYDGYISIANGLINEIKPQSVCAPSEQLLHLIKLGMENDDTAVQYAIGRSDTVAPGTGIDLEFDADVQTMSPEASEYETCYVTSHKGPCRVATYSRDGQLIATGSADASIKILDTERMLAKSAMPIEVMMNETAQQNMENHPVIRTLYDHVDEVTCLAFHPTEQILASGSRDYTLKLFDYSKPSAKRAFKYIQEAEMLRSISFHPSGDFILVGTQHPTLRLYDINTFQCFVSCNPQDQHTDAICSVNYNPSANMYVTGSKDGCIKLWDGVSNRCITTFEKAHDGAEVCSAIFSKNSKYILSSGKDSVAKLWEISTGRTLVRYTGAGLSGRQVHRTQAVFNHTEDYVLLPDERTISLCCWDSRTAERRNLLSLGHNNIVRCIVHSPTNPGFMTCSDDFRARFWYRRSTTD, encoded by the exons ATGTACAGAACCAAAGTGGGCTTGAAGGACCGCCAGCAGCTGTACAAGCTGATCATTAGCCAGCTGCTCTACGATGGCTATATTAGCATTGCTAATGGCCTCATCAACGAAATCAAGCCGCAGTCTGTCTGTGCGCCCTCGGAGCAGCTCCTACACCTCATCAAACTAG GAATGGAAAACGACGATACTGCAGTTCAGTATGCAATTGGTCGTTCAGATACAGTGGCCCCTGGCACGGGGATTGACCTGGAATTTGATGCCGACGTCCAAACTATGTCCCCAGAGGCTTCAGAGTACGAAACATGCTATGTCACATCCCACAAAGGCCCCTGCCGCGTAGCCACCTACAGCAGAGACGGGCAGTTAATAGCCACCGGATCTGCCGATGCTTCCATAAAGATACTTGACACGGAAAGAATGTTGGCCAAGAGCGCCATGCCAATAGAG GTCATGATGAATGAGACTGCACAACAGAACATGGAAAACCACCCAGTGATCCGAACGCTTTATGACCACGTGGATGAAGTCACATGTCTCGCTTTCCACCCAACAGAACAGATCCTTGCCTCTGGTTCCAGGGATTATACTCTGAAGTTATTTGATTATTCCAAACCATCTGCAAAAAGAGCCTTCAAGTACATTCAG GAAGCTGAAATGCTACGCTCTATCTCTTTTCATCCTTCCGGAGACTTTATACTCGTCGGGACTCAGCATCCTACTCTTCGGCTTTATGATATCAACACGTTTCAGTGTTTTGTCTCTTGCAATCCTCAAGATCAACACACCGATGCTATATGCTCCGTTAATTACAATCCCAGCGCCAACATGTATGTCACCGGTAGCAAGGACGGCTGCATCAAGCTGTGGGATGGTGTTTCAAATCGGTGCATCACAACCTTTGAGAAGGCGCATGACGGTGCTGAGGTTTGTTCTGCCATTTTCtccaaaaattccaaatacattctCTCCAGTGGAAAAGACTCCGTAGCTAAACTTTGGGAGATATCAACAGGACGAACACTGGTCAGATACACAG GGGCCGGCCTGAGCGGGCGGCAGGTGCACCGGACGCAGGCCGTGTTCAACCACACCGAGGACTACGTGCTGCTGCCGGACGAGCGGACCATCAGTCTGTGCTGCTGGGACTCCCGTACCGCCGAGCGTCGGAACCTGCTCTCCCTGGGCCACAACAACATCGTGCGCTGCATAG